In Camarhynchus parvulus unplaced genomic scaffold, STF_HiC, whole genome shotgun sequence, the sequence ACTTCAATAAAAATCCACTTTATTCCTCTTAGCTCCGTGTGGTCTCATTCCGAGCTCCTTAAGGCATCCCAACAGTCCAGGAGCcggaatgtggaggagtgagtgcagagtatggaaacaaactgcagcttcttcctcctcttggCTCTCAGAACCGGCCTTAAAGGTGCAGAACTCATTTCTGGGCTAAACGGACCGATGGGGTACCAGCATCAcgaagtcaccccaggacacggcCCTGTCAGGATCAGGGGGTCCCGTCCCCGCCTCATCTCCGGGCTGCCGGGGGTCCCCCAGCTCCGCTATcgccccttcccctctccccgGCCCGGGGGTCCCCCGTTCCACAGCCCCGGCTCTCACggggatccccaaaaccaaTGTCCCGCCCCGTCGGTACCGGGCCATCCCCACGTGGAGCCCCCGGGACCCTCCCGAGGGGCGATCGTGGCTCCTCTCCCCCCGAAAAAGCTCCTCTGAGGGAGCCCGGAGATATCTGGGGCTCGAGTCCAGGATCTGCCGGCTCCGAACActctccaaaaaaatcctcccggTAAGCCCTGGCTGGAGTTATTGGGGAATTTAGCTACTGGAGCTGGGCTTCTTGTAGGACTTTCAGCAGCCTTGTGTTCCTCACCTTGGAGTGAATGGACCTTGTCAGTCTCGCTGGTAACatttgctccctctcctcctgtgattttaataaacttttcaaggaaggacaacaaaatattttgtttttcagtggcCACCCACAAGAGCCATTTTCCTCATCAGTTCTCCAATAAATTCCcgaggaggaaggagggactgTATCCAAGTTTCCAAGAGTTCTTCCAGAGAGAACCACAACCTCCTCAGAGGGAACCATGATGTTGCCAAAAGCACAGTGCCCTGAACTCActgtgcaaaaataatttcacagtctggttaagaaaattattagagagatgcctctgccccagTTAAAGTACTAACGAGACCAAATCCAAGCtggattttattgaacagtaaatgtgaggtagagagagagagggaaagaaagagaaaagggaggagagcaaggcagtgacagggacagagacctcccctggggcagggcaagtgtgacattgtcccctgtgtgtgtggccttcccagggtgggggttttacacctgagccagtttgggtaaggggggtggtgttcaccccctgagcagggattaccccactgtttcaggttgcaatgTAAAATGtaaccaaatgcatgttttcaatccccatcttcatcaactgctatcaacaggtggggcagtgttctttatctcttccatgactcagccctgataacgccctccaggggagatatcttctgggaatgggccattgagtgtcactgcaggactgatcaaattccatcatcccattgtgggatgctccgcccagggggaggatccaagcattcctacctggatataagctgagccttgcaacaccaggagcagcttgcctgctggattcccagaggacaagagctccagaaccaccactggaccttcagaggaagaccagacccttctacaggatcactgctttgacagaatcacgttcatcactccaacaggactgcagccaccatttaatgggactgctgccagcaccctgaccaacagggtgtcaggttatatcctgactctgtcagtttaaggcagtgtttctgtatcattgccttgatcttcattttcttattaaattgtaATTCTGGCTTAGACTCTCCCCCAGGTTTCCCTTCAAACCAGTACAAAATTTAGTGTGCTCATcccttgttttcttcccaaaacaggATTTCCCATCCCCAAAACTTGGCTGGATGGAAGAGGTTGCTGCAAGAAAGAAGAAGatgccccaggagccccaggcaggtgaggaggaagtcagtgcccctttccccctctctcctgctccatctcccagcccagcacggcccccggctgcaggacaaccctgctgccaaccccgtcctgctggggatgcactggggggatctccttccccttcccgcTGGCACCGAGGCAAATCCCATCATGTCCTTGCCCCTCCTCCCCCagacaaggagctgaggatggagaccaggGAGGACAAATCCCCATGGCAGAACCTCGTGGACGAGGCCGTTTTGAGAGGCTCCATGGCACCGGAATCCAACAGGGAGGAAAATCTCCAGAGATCCCATCGGACGAGGGGCTCCAAACCaagcccagggtgctctgaggaggaaagacccaacctgagccaggaaggtggacagagcttcagccagagctcagagctgatggcccaggagcagcttcatGATGGGGAGAATCCCTACaagtgcttggagtgtgggaagagcttcaggcagagcagcaccctgatccgccaccagatgatccacacCGGGGAatggccctacgagtgtggggagtgtgggaagggcttcagctACAGATCCACCCTTGTCACCCACCaacgcatccacactggggagaggccctacgagtgtccccagtgccagaaGACGTTTCGGATCCGCTCCGATCTCCTCAGGCACCAGCGGATTCACACCAAAGAGAGGCCCTTCCACTGCCCTGAGTGCGGGAAGGGCTTCAACCGCAAATCCACCCTCATCACCCACCAGCGCAttcacactggggagaggccctacgagtgccCCACATGTGGaaagaggtttcagaccagctcaAATCTCCGTATGCATGAGCGCATTCACACGGATGAGAGGCCCTTCCGCTGCCCTGACTGCGGGAAAGGATTCAAGCACAACTCCCACCTCATCAGGCACCAgcacatccacactggggagaggccctatgAGTGCCCCACATGTGGGAGGAGTTTCACCCAGAGCTCTGACTTGACCAGACACCAACAGAGCCACCAGTAAGGGAAGTCCTACCAGTGCCCCAGCTGCAGAAGAGCTtcatgcccagctccagcttcaTCCCCCATTGGGGAACCCACGTTGGGAAGAGCCCTGGTGATCCATGTTCCCtgtgatccatgctgggaagacacctgtcccttttcctccccctgccAATGACCTGATGTGGGATGGAAGAACATGAGGGTCTGGCCATGGCCGTGTCATTACattcactcccacctcaggtcattgcaaggggcaggaaagggactctctctctctcccctgaGGAGAAGGTTGTCTTTTCCAGGCAGGGGGAAATTGTGTCTGGGAAGAGCCAGTGAGTTGTGTTGtaattttccctaaaaaatgtttttcttatcCCTTCTGTTAACAATATTGTTCCTGTTCCTGTTTGTTCTTTATCATGTTGCAGTtcccaataaattgttcttatcccagcccggaatctttgccttttgtgctttccatgggaggcgggagggcagcgagggcagcgcgGTTTTAGcgggagcaggaaattggggaatcccattcctgaagcccGGCCCGTGGAAaccgagcatcccagctggtgccagccctggtggccatggcaacagccttgggagcgggtccctggctggggctgtgggaacctcttccctctggtgcccagggacaggagtggagggaacggctgcagctgagtcggggcaggctcagcttggatgtcaggaaaaggtttttgcccagaggctgctggggccctgcccaggctccccagggaaggctcccagctccagggctctctgagctccagcagcgtttggacagcgctgccaggcccaggctggcattgttgggctgtcctgtgcagggccagcagttggactggaggatcctgatgggtccctcccagctcagccaattctgtgcttctgggatcccatgagcctggggatggggctgccaatggttgccatggcaacaggctctggctgcaggcctgagctggtgtccatggcaaccacccctggcatggggtctccatggagctgccaagggactgagcatagcaacagggggctggtgatggttgccatggaaactgaccatagcaacaggggctggtgatggttgccatggaaactgaccatagcaacagggtGGTGATGGTTGCATAAAGACATAGAAAGGGTGGTGACTTTGCAtgaaactgaccatagcaacagggggctggtgatggttgccatggaaactgtCCTTAGAAACAGGGGTCTGGggatggttgccatggaaactgaccatagcaacagggggctggtgatggttgcctgCTAAGGATCACATTCGTCACAGGCCCTCAGAGGGGTTCCATGGGGACTTTCCAagagtctccaggctgttccagagctggaatgtcacaggcacagacaggggctccatggagacctcccagggctttctgggcatggtaaagagccctgtggtcagaggcagtcacagccattccatggtgacatcccagggcaccttgggctgcaaaggcaccgatctgtcacaggcactcacGGGGGCTCCAcggtgacatcccaggagtgcccaggctgccaaagagccGGGATGTCCCAGACACTCACAGGggttcctgtcatgggcacagtgggagcttcaggcaaaagctttatttctttattggaG encodes:
- the LOC115915865 gene encoding zinc finger protein 271-like: FSQSSELVVHEQLHDGEKPHKCLECGKSFRQSSTLISHQMIHTGEWAYECGECGKGFSHRSHLVIHQRIHTGERPYECPQCQKRFHTSSNLIQHQRIHTDERPFLCPDCGKGFKYNSHLVTHRRIHTGERPYECPTCGQSFSQSSELMAQEQLHDGENPYKCLECGKSFRQSSTLIRHQMIHTGEWPYECGECGKGFSYRSTLVTHQRIHTGERPYECPQCQKTFRIRSDLLRHQRIHTKERPFHCPECGKGFNRKSTLITHQRIHTGERPYECPTCGKRFQTSSNLRMHERIHTDERPFRCPDCGKGFKHNSHLIRHQHIHTGERPYECPTCGRSFTQSSDLTRHQQSHQ